In the Trichoderma atroviride chromosome 4, complete sequence genome, AGATTCCAGTCCAGGTCCCATTTCGAGTTCATCAGCAGATAGCCCGTCTTTTGCTCCTGCAGCAGAGGCGATGTTGCCTCCTGAGTATAAGCGAGCAAGATCTTTTTCGCATTCTCATCCTTGAAGATGTCACGCAGCATCAGGTCCCAGTCTCTGCTACGGCGCACATAAATCTCCTTGTTCCGGAATCCAACATTCAGCCGCCACCGCGTCGGGTTTCCATGAGACCTGCCAAGAGCAAACTCCACAGGCCACGGCCACACGAAGACAAACAGCATGAAGTCGATAAACATGACGATGCCGCGTTTCAAAATCTCCCACCCCAGCTCGGACCACGTCGCCTCCTTGGAGTTGAACCTGGTCTCGTTGGTGTGGCCCCAGCCCGTCATCAGGAGCTTCCAGTACCACGGAAGGATGTGGTACATGCGCCAGACGAAAAGAACTGCAACGGCCACGTTCAAGGCGACGGGCACGAGAAACATCTTGCGCTTGAAGGCCGGGGGCTTTGCGTCGATGTGAGTGATGTACACGTGCTTCTCCGAGAGCTCGCTGATAAAGGGCGCCAGCACCTCCGGCGGACGTTTGAAGGGCGCTGGGGGATTGCCATTGTTGCCGGATGAAGTGGATGTGTTGGATGGCTTGTGCTTGCCGGTTCTTTTGGAGGGGGCCATTGTGAATGCTGGCCGTGTTGTGTGTTGAGTTGACAACTCGGAGTTGTGTGGGTGTTTTTCTGAGCAAAATGAGTTTCAGGGGACTTGCGGTATCATTGGTCACAGCAAAACTCAGACTCCGGCCGCTTTGTAAACTGTGTCCACACTGAAATTCGTGGCCGGCTTCAAAAAGGATATAGACAGTTATGGGAATGTCAAGATTAATCAGTTAATGAAACCAATCCAAAAATTCAGAGAAGCTGCTGGCTAGCATGTATATGAGGAATAAGCTCAAGCCTATTCATATGGATTGTCTGTTCATCTGCTCTTCCCGCTGAAGGCAGGGATATAAATTGGCTGGCAGGTACAGAGTACTTGTTAGTCTGCGCCTAAGCTGCTACCCGAGACGCCTGGGCTGATGAGTCTGCCAGGCACGAAGCAAGCTTATAATTCTTGTCTCATATCACATAAAAGACAAGGAGGAAACAATTGACAGTTTTCTCTTTGAcccttgcttttctttccatttgaAGATAAACCAATTGCAAAATTGCTTAAACGTGCAGACGTGTAAAGACCCTCTCGTAGCTGTAATCGCGGACTATTTCATCCCGAAATGCGCATCTCGAGGcttcgaaaaaaaaaaaatcggaATCCCGCTAAACCTAGAACAAGAGCTCTTTAGAGCTGGGATAACTCAACCACCACCTCTTACATACATACTCTTCCTATCCGATGTCGGCAGAAGCCTTGCGTGAGCTTCTTGGATATCCTTTGTTGCAATGTTGAGAGCTCGTGCGTGGAAGGTGTGCATCTTTGCTACCCAATTGAGCTCCGGTGTGCTGGCTCGATAGCTGACATCATACGTTCTAGGATCGTAGCCATCCCTTCGTGTGCGCATTTTGCCGACAGAATGTTGCCGTTGGTTCCAGATCGCAATATGAACGAACATTGTCGGTTTCGGCGACTTCTTCGAAACCCGTAAGGCTTTTGCGAGGGCACGCCAGCGAACGCAGCGCATTGGTCTCTTGCCAAACTCGATCGCTACATAGGACGGCATGTCTCAACAGTTCTGCGAATGACAATGAGGGCCCTTCTAAGCCTGGGGGATTCCCAGGTGCATTTTCCAATACCGGCGTGGGAGGTTGGGGCGCATTTGCAAAACCGAATACGGCATCAAGCAATTCGACTTCAACGGATGGATTGCTCCCCCACGAGCGACTAGCGAGACAGCAATCGCCTGTCGTAGAGAACACGCCGGCGAAAAAAACGAGTCAGCCCGAGAAGAGCGCAGGAAATCGGCAGAGAAACAATGCGCAAGCGACCAAGTCAAAGTCAGTTCTGGCCGACATCTTCAAAACAAATCGCGAGCCACGACCTCCGCCAACACCCGAGTCGTGGTCTTCTGCATCCAAGTCTGAGGGGACTGGGGTCGATAAGAAAGTCTCAAAACTGTCTGATGCATTGAAAAGCCCCGGTGCAGCCGCCAAGGATTCATCAACAAGGTCAAACAGTAGCATTAAGACGACTGGATGGGGCTCATTCAGCCATCGCAAGGCTGAGACAGCTGCGCACACGCACGGAATAGATAGTCGCGGGAACCAATCTAGTGTGTGGAGCGAGATTACGAAATCTCGAAAGCCCAAGGTCAAGTCAAAGCTTGGAACGAAGCCGCATTATCTACATGGCCATGAATCCAAGACCCCAGCTGACAAACCTCCTCAAGACCAGAAAGTCCCAGCCCAGGACTTTTGGGGAGAGCTGGAAACCAGGGCTACGGGTTTTAGAGGGAAAGATAAGGGCCAAAATGAAAAACAAAGACAGTCTACGGACAGGAGGAAGAACGCGCAGATTGAACAGGGTCAGTGGGAAGAGACAGCTACGCCTATAAGAAAAGCTGAGGATAATACTCAGCCCCAAAAACAGAGACGGAAGTCGAGGCttgagattgaagaggaggaggaggaaccTGTGAAATCCCGGTCCAaatcaaaggcaaagaagtcACAGAGAGAAACACGAGCTGCTGAGGATGACGACTGGGATGACGAGGCTGTACACCGCTGGGAGCAGAAGCAACGTCGGAAGGCGGAAAAGGAGGCTCTCAAGCAGCAGGCTAAACAGACAGAGCCACAAACCGTCCCAATATTCCTCCCAGAATACATCAGTGCATCAAACCTGTCAAAGGCTTTGAAACAGAATGTAACCCCTTTCCTGCAGGATATGGAAGAGATGGGGTTCGAAAATATCACCAGTGATACAATCTTCACCGGAGAGACGGCAGCTCTGATTGCAATGGAATACGGCTTCGAGCCAACTGTTGATACTGGATCGCTTCGAGATCTCAGACCTCGACCCTTGCTAGAAGATGTCTCGACTTTGCCGTCTCGTCCTCCCGTTGTTACAATAATGGGCCACGTCGACCACGGTAAAACGACTCTCTTGGACTGGCTTCGAAAGTCTTCAGTCGCAGCACAAGAGCATGGTGGAATTACTCAGCATATTGGTGCTTTTATCGTCAAGATGTCATCCGGCAAGTCCATCACCTTCCTCGATACTCCCGGCCACGCCGCTTTCTT is a window encoding:
- a CDS encoding uncharacterized protein (EggNog:ENOG41~TransMembrane:2 (i65-84o125-146i)); protein product: MAPSKRTGKHKPSNTSTSSGNNGNPPAPFKRPPEVLAPFISELSEKHVYITHIDAKPPAFKRKMFLVPVALNVAVAVLFVWRMYHILPWYWKLLMTGWGHTNETRFNSKEATWSELGWEILKRGIVMFIDFMLFVFVWPWPVEFALGRSHGNPTRWRLNVGFRNKEIYVRRSRDWDLMLRDIFKDENAKKILLAYTQEATSPLLQEQKTGYLLMNSKWDLDWNLMILAHKLVDKKEIALEAFKNVILVFHHDYGWICHDLKMGIAAEEEDRRRQIFAFRDVLTAMGKENLFYRWIEVVQFESTQPGGFGPEKQEAAAKKIREMFEAENINFDELWKEAVGTNPGI
- a CDS encoding uncharacterized protein (BUSCO:EOG092D136Q) codes for the protein MLRARAWKDRSHPFVCAFCRQNVAVGSRSQYERTLSVSATSSKPVRLLRGHASERSALVSCQTRSLHRTACLNSSANDNEGPSKPGGFPGAFSNTGVGGWGAFAKPNTASSNSTSTDGLLPHERLARQQSPVVENTPAKKTSQPEKSAGNRQRNNAQATKSKSVLADIFKTNREPRPPPTPESWSSASKSEGTGVDKKVSKLSDALKSPGAAAKDSSTRSNSSIKTTGWGSFSHRKAETAAHTHGIDSRGNQSSVWSEITKSRKPKVKSKLGTKPHYLHGHESKTPADKPPQDQKVPAQDFWGELETRATGFRGKDKGQNEKQRQSTDRRKNAQIEQGQWEETATPIRKAEDNTQPQKQRRKSRLEIEEEEEEPVKSRSKSKAKKSQRETRAAEDDDWDDEAVHRWEQKQRRKAEKEALKQQAKQTEPQTVPIFLPEYISASNLSKALKQNVTPFLQDMEEMGFENITSDTIFTGETAALIAMEYGFEPTVDTGSLRDLRPRPLLEDVSTLPSRPPVVTIMGHVDHGKTTLLDWLRKSSVAAQEHGGITQHIGAFIVKMSSGKSITFLDTPGHAAFLSMRQRGANVTDIVVLVVAADDSVMPQTLEALKHATSAKVPIIVAITKVDKEDARIEQVKADLSRHGVEIEDYGGDVQVVCVSGKTGQGMEDLEENIVTLSEILDVRAEDDGMAEGWVLESSIKPQGKAATILVKRGTLRPGDLIVAGKTWARIRVLRNEAGLEVDSAPPGTPVEILGWRELPSAGEQVLQSPDEAKAKTAVEYRQEMAGREQSSIQLAEQEQRQREKAAADAAAAATETEGAPKATAGEPTATGIFTQNFTVKADVVGSVEAVCGTVLELGSHEVHPKILRSSAGQITEYDIDHAATSNSIIINFNCTIPPHIKQRAEEAKVKILDHKVIYHVIDDVKAALSDLLPMNVTFRVNGEADVLQVFPINLKKRVFRNIAGCRVRNGSIKRSSRVKVIRKGEVIYDGKLDTLKHVKKDVQEMGKGTECGIGLEDFDDFQADDQIQTYEEIKERRSL